In Triticum dicoccoides isolate Atlit2015 ecotype Zavitan unplaced genomic scaffold, WEW_v2.0 scaffold59865, whole genome shotgun sequence, the sequence aactaatggcactaacagaaagtttataatttttgtgacctaaaatcaaaaagaaatcactaaaaaactataagtatttagttgtaagtataaataaaaaaatagaaaaaaattctatttttatagtaaagttattcataaactagtgattcacacaaatttttaaaaattcaaatttaaactattcaaaatttaaaactaatggcactaacagaaagttcataatttttgtgacctaaaagcaaaaagaaatcactaaaaaattgtaagtatttagttttaagtagaaataaaaaaataaaaaaccaaaaaaatgtagaaataaaaaagaaaaaaccaaaaaaaatgccacctactgagcctccacggcctgaatacgactagaaaccctacatgggccaggattcaggcccgcggaggcccaataggcccacaggcagtagcaaatttaggcccgaaagcctgcattagagaggagctcgaatggagaggcacagcagcgcttataaaccagtgtcggcgcccttcagctagcgatgtgggactaaacttttgagcgcgggcagcacaagggcattggtcccggttggtggtgatccccatcaaccacttctccaaggtgtcctcgctgacgtcctccgggtggatccgagtggaatcctcgagcctagaatacatccacatcggatgattgcGCGcgtgaagaggttggatgcgtcgaccgagaaagacctccagcaggtccatcccggtcaccccatcacggacaagctggacgacccgctcggccagcaccttgacttgcgccttctcttctggaactacctttaGGGGGGCGGGCTTATCCACTCGAGCCAAagaaaaaggaggaagtccagtcaACTGGCCgggggtcggctgatccttgcagtagaaccaagttgactgccagccccggaccgagtcgggaagaatcatggctgggaaagtactcttgctcctcatctagaTCCCCAGACCCctgcacatctggatcacttgtgtcctctcgtcactcgacttggcctttttgaccgtctgggatcggcaggtgaagatgtgtctgaaaaggccccagtgcggtcgacaacccaagaagttttcgcacatcgaCACAAAAGCGGCCAGATATACTATAGTGTTtggggtgaaatggtggagttgagccccaaagaagttcaaaaaaccccggaagaaagaaTGGGGgggcagtgagaatccgcgatctacgtgagtggcgaggagaacacactcaccctccctcgGCTGCGGCTTGGTTTCATCCCCCAGGAGCCGTGCagacttgtgggggatcagtcccccctccaccagggcgtcgaggtcgtcctgggtgattgtcgagcggatccagtcgccctggatccagcccgccggcaggccggatctcgacgaggatccgctccggctggtccgcttgcccttcgccttcactgtcgccttcttcgcgcgttccagcgccaccgtcctctccttccccatggcggcgGGTCGAGCTCGAGTAAAGGTCCGGCGATGAGGGCGGAAGCGAGCGTGACGGGGAGattgagagaagaagagagaatgggagcgcacggggCAGAGGCCTGGTCCGAGGCCTTTTATAAGGTCGTCATCCGAGTGACTGACGGGTGGACCcaggcgatctaaacaaatcccgcaacagtcgcgcgcgcaataggtggcgaaaaaggtggcgcggggatcgagggagacttgcctaatccgtcccgataacctCGTTTCCGTCCGTCtggtgcgcttcccaaaattcgaatcccgcgagatccgcggagagcagaacaacctgtcagactgaagacaaacatcctctgcatcatcattcggaattctaccgtgaaaattcactcgaTAAAAACAAAGAATGGACCACggcgactgagaaaggagtcgatgtcgtcacctcaactcattgttccagaaCAGGATATACTCGTAACACAAagaatgggtcggaagtgttcccaactccttccccactcaaaccctgatccattcgggggctaatgatgaagctatgtacctagggtagggtcatggacctgtccgacataccctccccaaggacatctctgcaaagaatcagaagcagtcgaagagaaaccatcgtcCACTCGGCCATGAagatgcgctcactcgaccaccttgaagacactcgaccaccagaagatgagaaactctctactctgcaacggtcaagacttaaaccatagatttatgggcatttataacactttactgcatgcgttaccagtaacgcccctcctttatgaacattgaaccctgtgtaacggaggggggctggggtcctggcgcactctatataagccaccctcctcctctgggacaggggttcgcacttttgtaaacacacacacatataatccagtcgaccgcctcagggcaccgagacgtagggttgttacttcctccgagaagggcctgaactcgtaaaactcgtgcgtacaactcctccatagctaggatcttgcctcctcatacttaccccctattctactgtcagtcttagatccacgacagccgTCGAAGGAATTTAACCATCTGAGTTAGGCTCAGTTTGCTTGTATTTTAATTCCTAGTTTGTAAAAATATTGTGTAATTAGATATAAAGCATAAATATGTAAAGATTTTTTTGgataagaaaataaattattgtACAGTTAtattagaaatcacctgaaaatATATGCATGCTTGTAAAATTTTCGAAAGTATATGTGGTAGCCATGTTctcgtcatcctccccttctttAAAATAAAGCCATCATCGGTGCGGCAAAGTCTTGACACACGGTAGCAGAAGGTATATCTTTCAGGTATTTTTACTGCTTTTACTTATTTCTTAACGGAAATATTTTATTGAtgtttattttcactaaaaatataTTTTTCACAAAGAaataaataagtaaagaaaaataaACATTTTTCACTTAGATACAATTTTCTGATGATTTCTATTATCaataaaaattattttttattttttccaatcaaATATACGACATGCTCGTTTATTTCCAGCAAAATTATCAAAGACCTGCATAAACTACATAGAAGTTGTTGAGAATTATTCATGCGTATATGCCTCCAGTTCTCACACGTGCTACGCTACAGAAGATAGCATGCATGTAAGCAGATGCATATCTGCTAATATGCCAAGGTGAGATACACTTCTGTTAAGTATGCCACGGTCCAGCAGGCACTGCAAATCACAAGAACGGCACAGAGGTTATGGCCCAAATCGATGCAGCCACACTTGCATGTATGCACAACCAGAAATAAAATAAGAGATCGGCTGGAATAGTGGCTTGGAGGCTACCGTCACAAAGTCTGGCGGTAGGGTAGCCAAGTCTACTGCCGTCAGCTATGGCGGTAGGCCTCTATATTTAGCAAACGTCGTTTTAGTGTTGACCAATTGTTACCGTCATTGACTATGACGGTAGTCTGTCTTATCTTACCGTTAGAGACAACGGAGGTATGAAAAAGTGTCAGATCGAGAATTTTTTTCGAAGCGGGGTCAAATCGTGCTAAAGTTTGCAAAAATGATCAAAACAATGAAAAGGATTTACTTATATATGGAATAATTTATTCCCCAGAATGTGGAATTCAGAAGGCTAGGCCAGATCCATGGACGTTTCTTCAGATCCTGCCGATGCAGCCTGTACCCGTTCCCTTTCATGTTGCGCATCCCAGACATTGAGAAGCAAGAAACTAAACGTGGCGGCCGCCAGGGAGATGAACACAATCATGGCCAGGTGACCCCACTTAGCAGGGAAAATGGAGACCATCAACACCACGGAGATCAACATGATCCCGGTGACCACGAACATCTGCACCTAAATTAGAAGACGAAAAGTGCACACGATATGGATCAATCCTAACAATCTGGCTAATTTTTTTTGTTAAGGTAGAGCATTAGTGCATCGCGTTACGTACCCATGTGATTTCATGGCATCGCCTTGGCCTTGCTGGTTGGTCTTCCTTATTGTCCCAATGTTTGAGAAGCAGGAGGATCATCGCCGTGGTGTAGGAGAACACAATGGCGGTGGTGAGCGAGTCTTGCCAATCGGGCCAAAACGACGGGGCCACTATGACGGCGGCCGTGAACATGTACCCGGAGACGCCGAAGTACTGGACCATGCATGCATCACACGGACTTTCACAAATTAACATGTAAGATGTAGAGAAGAGTACTACAATGGAAAATTTAGAATGGAACACAAACTACGTACGATCGATGTGAACGGATGAAGAGTTCTGTCAAGAATTCACGCATGCATGCAGATCGATCATCCGTTCCACGTATGTTACATACCCGGAGCTTTCTGTGAGATTCGTCGTCGACGACGGCAGGTCTGGGCCTGGGTTCCAGGAGTGGCGCTGTTGAAGATCTGGCTTTGTTGCTTGTCGAGCGCGAATGGTAGACGGCTACGGGCGGCATGAATGCCGCTGCAGGCGAGGGGCAGTGGCATGCCGGGGCGCAATGGCCGACCATTGCCGAGATCTATCAGTTGCCACCTGCGGAAGCAGACGAGGAACTTACCTAGCTAAAAGCTGCCTAGATTTTTGTTGTGAAGCTGTATATACGGACGCAACGGAAGTCGTTAGATTCGCCTGCATGCGTTTGCCCGTTTACAAGGATCGGTAGTTTTCCGTCTATAAAAATGGATCggtggttataatttttttctaaCTTGGTGGTTACAATTTGATAGTACATCATACATATCCACCGAATACTAATACTAGAGTGGAGGCACATGGCCATATACAATTCTCATAGTAGTATCTTTTCCAAACAATATAATCGTAGATGCtcacatatatgaacatacaagaAATTAGGATCACTTTCTTTTTCTAAGAAAGAAAGGCATTCTCGCATCCAGCCGTCAAGGCgcttcctctccgccgtcgtcctcCGGCGGCTACCCTCCGCCGACGACCGTGAGGGGGGCGGGGGGGCGCCCGATTCACGAGTACGGATCGGTTTAAGTATTAGTAGGTTAGGGTTTTGGGTGTATCATCGTCTTGCTTCAGCGGTGGCGATGGTCGCGCCGAATAAAAAATCTTTAGATGTTCCCCGACGAGGCGATCCACCTTGGGGTTGGATTTGAAAACCCAGTTGTTTAAGCAAGGATGGTACAGCGGCGGTGGTAACCTCGTGGTGGACTTGTGTCCTCAAACGCCGCCGTTGCAACGGTGTTTGCTCTAGCGAGGGTGTGGGTCTTGTGAGATAATCTAGGagtggatgcagattgtggtccgcATCGATGCATTTGGAAGATGGTGGATTCTATCCTGGGTTCGTGGTTTGGAgtaggcaggtatggtttccttctCCGACATCTACTTGTGCGCGGGTGCTAGATCTAAAGTTTGATGGCGTGTCCGggatgttgccccggtctgattcattCAACTGGGAAGGATGCTCAACCTTCCAAATTGATGAGATCAACAGTATTTGGCCAGACTAGAACAGATGGAGCAAGAACTTAGATGTATGGGCATCTGACTAATTGACGAGCGACCGAGTGAGTTGCCAACAAGACAAAGAAATTGTTGCATGTGTTTGCGTTTACTAGCTAGCTTTTCAAATAAAGCCGGACAGAACAAGTTGAATATGGCATGAATTTCGGTGCCCTTATCCTCTTGAAAGGGACATCGGAGTAGGTAGGAAAACAGCCGCAGACCTTCCGCGTGGTAGATAATATCTTGAGCTGCTCCGCATTTGCCTTGCCAACTCGGCAAATCAGCAGGTTGATATTGGAGTGCAAGCGGCGAAATAAATCCCATGAATCCCATGATATCGCAGAACGGACGAAGGTACGTATTCACAAATATATCACGTGAATCTAGTTTTGTTGGCGCGCTCTCTCTGTCTGTGGTATAACCATGTGAATCTCCGGGTCCTACCTAGACGCACGGATATGTCTCGCAGCCTATGGGATAGGGACAATTGACAAGGGTCCAGGCCGGTCCTACCTTGATCAACGTCGTACGGGAGATGCTTCTGCATCCCATCGGGTATAACCTATGGGAGATGCTCCATGGACGGTCCTTTTGCGATACACGGGTGGGGTGTGCTACAATGCATGGCATTATTTGCGGCCCATGCACATCCCCTGGTGTGCAAACTGCCTAGTCGATCACATGCATGCATCATGCATGGTCCAATTCATGATAAGAGTCGAGACTTATTTTAAGAAAAATGTGCATGCCATGCACATGCATGATACAAAGCCAACAACAAGGAATATAGCACCACTATCTCACCCAACTGGGTGTAGTAGCACGTCTATATAGTGTGGTAACGAAGGAAGATGAGCAAATAGAGATCTGTAGCACACTTTCTTGAAGGACAGTAATACATAAATTTAAATAAAAACTAACAAGAACGAAATGCTGGACTTAAAAACTCTGATCTAGCACATGTTGTGTCAGGACCCcggctcgatgccacatcgatctagcatgtaacacctcatatcactttgcggcctcacgcacggtattcccacgggtgtcgccttacctttgcccgggaccgtttgcgccttttggcacacgtatatgacagtgtcgctagcatccatatgataaggagcccgggctgacatggctagtcgtaaacccaaagcggcacagacttacagggacaggcattcatgacccagcatcgaacgtgtcggtcatcagcgagtgaatccaggttgtagcactgggctagcaggactccggtgaaccgggctgtagcgggctaacaggactccggtattcatcgcgtgacatttccccgaagggacagacacaggaacgaagaaggacacatgccggccagcctaagtgttccggagcagtagcaagctaccatggctcggtggaaacactaggagacatttccccgtaagagaggctactaaagataaacaactagatggtcagatcccacacataccaagcatttcaataacatacacacaatatgctcgatatgtgcaaatacaacatggcatcacaacatgactctatgactcaagtaatctattcaataggctccgaggagcgagatattacaaataggggtctcatgacccaacactcagagcatacaagtcaaagcacaagcggaagctatcatgtctgggtacagacatctataaatgaaaaaggctgagaagcctgactatcgatcagatcctgccgagggcacaagatcgtagctgaggtaacaagctaaacgtcgaagaccacgcggaaatactagtgagactgaagtctctctgcaaaaacataaaataggcaaacgtgagtacaaatgtacccagcaagacttacatcagaactatctacatatgcatcattatcaacaaagggatggtggggtttaactgcagcaagccagctttgactcggtggctatcctgaactacgactgcgagtaacttttgaggtggcgcacacgagtccacatattcaccatatcaatacaccactatggatccgctcccgtctccctacgagaacgccatccatagcactcacgcttatcttgcgtattttagagtatccactttcacttgtctatgaactgatttaagcaacccagaagtccttttccgcggacacggctattcgaatagatcatattaaccctgcaggggtgtacttcttcacacacgctctcaccacttaccgccgtttacacgacatgtactcggcaaccttcaagcggaagcccaacgtgggtgtcggccacggcctgcctaaacactcaagtctctagtccaggtttatcgcctattcgggttccatccatgaggagatccggccggagtttcgctcacagccccaaacgatgtgaacagggttccgtgacaccaaacgggcgcccggtttacccggccacgtgcctaccgcatcacagcccacccctacggtcagcgctgtccacggcctccagcatactacaaacaccagaaactacttgcaactcctggacaaaggacaagggtgattaagaagccgagagggtccattggtttcgggcccaatgcgtggtagtagctgaatcatggatcacaaacacagaactcagttcctgaggacggctgcaatgagacaacccaccatgtactcctacatggcctctcaccgctacctttaccaaatcgtgttcacacgcttagctcacacaccgtaggacatgttcacacacctctgattcatccccgatgaatcagacccgactcaactctaagcagtagcaggcatgacaaacaagcatgaatgagtaggcacaacagggctcaaacaactcctactcatgctagtgggtttcatctatttactgtggaatgacaggtcatgcagaggataaaggggttcagctaccgcagcaagtaacagatgaatcggtgttatcctaatgcagtaaaagagagcaggagcgagagagtaggattgtatcggaatgaacaagggggttttgcttgcctggcacttctgaagataacattgagtcttcatcagtgtcaacgatcacatcatcggtatcgcgtctatcgagaggggacaaataccggcaaatacagaaaagacacgatcaatgtaatgcacaatatgatgcatgctatgacatggcaatatgaatgtgttttgggctaatgcacctaaaaccagattaaatgaagttggtttgaatataaaattcaaattcaaactccatatgtgattattcaaatgccatttaattgatttgtgctaaacagcagctataagttgttctaatatgcatgaaaatggtacagatggattccttgaatttttctgataatttttcatatataaattatttaatttggagttacggttaattttctatgatttttagaagttttaggcattttctggaatttataaatcatttttgatttattttaattccagaaacaaatactgcgtcagcatgacgtattagtgacgtcagcaggtcaacgtggctggtccaggtcaaacctggccagtgggtcccatccgtcagtgactaacctaactaatctaatttagttagtggcctggggcccattgtcagtgtctattaaactaactaatatttagttaacactaatcctagcctaattagccgggcgggcccgcaggtcagtgagagagaggaggggtcaaaccgggcagtggggtcaacccacgccggtcatcgggtcagcggtcgccggcgtttagccgccggcgagtccagacgcggcggagggctcggaaacgagccacatggcatcgtttcggccgtggtttgttgcattcgaacgcgcgcagtggcgcgcatctagtggtggcggtgacaggtgctggggtggccggaaaagtggtcggcgacgaggtttggcggcggcagcagctcgggcaatcctggggtggcgctatagagcactagaagagagaccgaagggcgctgcgggctcctgggagggcggcgaacatggtgacgcgctcaggcgcacgctgggatggccctggccacggcaacgacatggcacggcggcgagaagctctcggtcgcggtgggagatggggctagggggcgagaacggagggggcgagcacaggagaaacagcggaggctcacagtggatccattcgaggcggggacgaggccggggacggtccggagccggcgaatcgggcgtcggcgaccggcgggtccgaggagggggaaaacgtcggggcggcgcttcgggggctcctggagggCGTGgcatcggtgaggtgggtcgagtacggagtggcggagcttgtgggctagtcggggaagcgagggaggcccggtggccgtggttatggcgagcggcggcgaggggctccgctcggtgaggagaacagaggagggggagagtgttctggGGAGagaatgaggacgcgggagagagggagaagggggagggggtcgggggctgcgtggctccctcgggtgcctccagcggcgagcaggtaagcaggaggtggccggagcgtgcgcgcgcgcgtcgggcacacgccctcctgcctactggcaggaggttgaagacggtggcgactgcggtgggctgggccgcacagtgctggaccagcacaggagctgggccggctctagtgggctgcacaggtaagc encodes:
- the LOC119347148 gene encoding uncharacterized protein LOC119347148 isoform X1, producing MVGHCAPACHCPSPAAAFMPPVAVYHSRSTSNKARSSTAPLLEPRPRPAVVDDESHRKLRYFGVSGYMFTAAVIVAPSFWPDWQDSLTTAIVFSYTTAMILLLLKHWDNKEDQPARPRRCHEITWVQMFVVTGIMLISVVLMVSIFPAKWGHLAMIVFISLAAATFSFLLLNVWDAQHERERVQAASAGSEETSMDLA
- the LOC119347148 gene encoding uncharacterized protein LOC119347148 isoform X2, which translates into the protein MVGHCAPACHCPSPAAAFMPPVAVYHSRSTSNKARSSTAPLLEPRPRPAVVDDESHRKLRYFGVSGYMFTAAVIVAPSFWPDWQDSLTTAIVFSYTTAMILLLLKHWDNKEDQPARPRRCHEITWMFVVTGIMLISVVLMVSIFPAKWGHLAMIVFISLAAATFSFLLLNVWDAQHERERVQAASAGSEETSMDLA